A stretch of the Sebaldella sp. S0638 genome encodes the following:
- the uvrB gene encoding excinuclease ABC subunit UvrB produces the protein MDFKIHSHFKPTGDQPEAIEKIVENLENGVSDQILLGVTGSGKTFTVANVIEKINRPALIMAPNKTLAAQLYNEYKQFFPDNAVEYFVSYYDYYQPEAYVAVTDTYIEKDSSINDEIDKLRHAATAALLNRRDVIIVASVSAIYGLGSPEAYKKRSIPIDVSVGFDRNDLILRLVDLRYERNDYAFERGKFRVNGDVVDLYPAYQDTGYRFEFFGDDLEDISEINTLTGQKIRKIQRISIMPATHYLSTEDSETMFREIKKELDERVEFFNKKNMLLEAQRIKQRTDYDLEMIAEIGFCKGIENYSRYLTGKGPGETPDTLIDYFPKDLVVFLDESHISVSQINGMYKGDRARKQSLIDNGFRLPSAFDNRPMRFEEFFAKTPQVVYISATPGDYEMEQSKSEVIEQLVRPTGIIEPTIEVRPTKNQIDDLMDEIKLRVEKGERVLVTTLTKKMAEELTDYYLEYGLKVKYMHSDIETLERIEIIRGLRIGEFDVLVGINLLREGLDIPEVALVAILEADKEGYLRSRRSLIQTMGRAARNVEGKVILYADRMTGSMKEAMDEVERRREIQIEYNKAHNINPKTIVSKISDSLVDYEIGNEEKVDRIKKIYKDRKDIEKEIRILEKEIRKLAEELNFEKAIAKRDEMKALKELLLEL, from the coding sequence TTCTCGGAGTTACCGGTTCCGGGAAGACTTTTACAGTGGCAAATGTAATAGAAAAAATAAACAGACCGGCATTAATCATGGCTCCGAACAAGACACTGGCAGCACAGCTTTATAATGAATATAAGCAGTTTTTTCCTGATAATGCAGTGGAATACTTTGTGTCGTATTATGATTATTATCAGCCGGAAGCTTACGTTGCAGTTACAGATACTTACATAGAGAAAGATTCGTCAATAAATGACGAAATTGATAAACTGCGGCACGCTGCAACAGCGGCCCTTTTGAACAGAAGAGACGTTATTATAGTGGCATCTGTTTCGGCAATATACGGCTTGGGATCGCCGGAAGCGTATAAAAAAAGATCTATACCAATAGATGTTTCTGTGGGATTTGATAGAAATGACCTGATTTTGAGACTTGTAGACCTGAGATACGAGCGGAATGACTATGCTTTTGAGCGTGGGAAGTTCAGGGTGAACGGGGATGTAGTAGACTTATATCCAGCTTATCAGGATACCGGTTATAGATTTGAATTTTTTGGTGATGATCTGGAGGATATTTCGGAGATAAATACGCTGACAGGACAGAAAATCAGAAAGATACAGAGAATTTCAATAATGCCGGCAACTCACTATTTATCTACCGAAGATTCAGAGACAATGTTCAGGGAAATAAAAAAGGAACTGGATGAGAGAGTAGAATTTTTTAATAAGAAAAATATGCTTTTGGAAGCACAGAGAATAAAGCAGAGAACAGATTACGATCTGGAAATGATAGCAGAAATAGGATTTTGCAAGGGGATAGAGAATTATTCCAGATATCTCACAGGGAAAGGTCCCGGAGAAACACCTGATACTCTGATAGATTATTTTCCAAAAGATCTGGTAGTATTTTTAGACGAGTCACATATTTCCGTTTCACAGATAAACGGTATGTACAAGGGAGACAGGGCAAGAAAGCAGTCGTTGATAGACAACGGATTCAGACTTCCAAGTGCCTTTGATAACAGACCAATGAGATTCGAGGAGTTTTTCGCTAAAACACCTCAGGTAGTATATATTTCCGCTACACCGGGGGACTATGAGATGGAACAGTCAAAGAGCGAAGTAATAGAACAGCTGGTAAGACCTACAGGAATAATTGAACCTACTATAGAAGTAAGACCTACAAAAAATCAGATTGATGATTTGATGGATGAAATCAAGCTGAGAGTAGAGAAGGGTGAAAGAGTTCTTGTTACCACACTTACGAAGAAAATGGCGGAAGAGCTTACAGATTACTATTTGGAATATGGTCTGAAAGTAAAATATATGCACTCTGATATAGAAACACTTGAAAGAATAGAGATAATAAGAGGTCTGCGTATAGGGGAATTTGACGTACTTGTAGGGATAAACCTTTTGAGAGAGGGGCTTGATATTCCAGAAGTAGCATTGGTAGCTATTTTGGAAGCTGATAAGGAAGGATACCTGAGATCAAGAAGATCATTGATACAGACAATGGGAAGAGCAGCAAGAAACGTAGAAGGGAAAGTAATTCTTTACGCTGACAGAATGACAGGTTCAATGAAAGAAGCCATGGATGAAGTGGAGAGAAGACGTGAGATTCAGATTGAGTATAACAAAGCACATAATATAAATCCTAAGACAATCGTAAGTAAAATTTCTGATTCGCTTGTGGATTATGAAATAGGAAACGAAGAAAAAGTAGACAGAATCAAAAAAATCTACAAAGACAGAAAAGATATAGAGAAAGAAATCAGAATTCTTGAAAAAGAGATAAGAAAACTGGCTGAAGAGCTGAATTTTGAGAAGGCAATAGCTAAAAGAGATGAGATGAAGGCTTTGAAAGAACTATTATTGGAATTATAA